A genomic segment from Sciurus carolinensis chromosome 1, mSciCar1.2, whole genome shotgun sequence encodes:
- the Smim12 gene encoding small integral membrane protein 12 yields the protein MWPVFWTVVRTYAPYVTFPVAFVVGAVGYHLEWFIRGKDPQPMEEEKSISERREDRKLDELLGKDHTQVVSLKDKLEFAPKAVLNRNRPEKN from the coding sequence ATGTGGCCTGTGTTTTGGACCGTGGTGCGTACCTATGCTCCTTATGTCACATTCCCTGTGGCCTTTGTGGTCGGGGCTGTGGGCTACCACCTGGAATGGTTCATCAGGGGAAAGGATCCTCAGCCgatggaggaggaaaagagcaTCTCAGAGCGCCGGGAGGATCGCAAGCTGGATGAGCTGCTGGGCAAGGACCACACCCAGGTGGTGAGCCTTAAGGACAAGCTGGAGTTTGCCCCTAAAGCTGTCCTGAACAGAAACCGCCCGGAGAAGAACTAA